The genomic interval ACAGGCCATTCAATGTGGTGATACAATTTATCTTTCGGGACAAATACCACTTGATCCGACAACCATGCAGATGTGCAGCGAAGACATTAAGCTTCAAATTACACAGGTTCTAGAAAATCTGTCTGCAGTATGTGAGGCTGCTGGCGGTAGCTTGGCTCATATTGTGAAATTAAATGTTTATCTTACCGATTTACATCATTTTCCTTTGATTAATGAAGCGATGAGTCGATATTTTGCCGCTCCTTTTCCAGCAAGAGCTGCTATTGGTGTTGCAGCACTACCACGTGGTGCATTGGTTGAGATGGATGGCATTATGGTTTTGTCTTCAAAGTAATTCAGTACATGTAGTCTGGAGAAAAATAACAGCATAACTTATGTGTGCTATGCTTTATTCTATGATTTATTGGAACTAGACTACACATTAAAAAGCTAGAGTTCATTTTTATGAGTATTATTTCTCT from Legionella sainthelensi carries:
- a CDS encoding Rid family detoxifying hydrolase, with protein sequence MRAINTKLAPEAIGTYSQAIQCGDTIYLSGQIPLDPTTMQMCSEDIKLQITQVLENLSAVCEAAGGSLAHIVKLNVYLTDLHHFPLINEAMSRYFAAPFPARAAIGVAALPRGALVEMDGIMVLSSK